From one Peptoniphilaceae bacterium AMB_02 genomic stretch:
- a CDS encoding UbiD family decarboxylase, with amino-acid sequence MERQMLRSLISELESKNELRVIKDKVKKDFELGKILKQTDNKVPTLFENVDHKNRVIGGLYGNRELFFSLLKFNHDERIKEISKAIINPKPYEIVNDGPIYENIISNRISLDAVIPFTKFHEKDSAAFITAGVLVVKDPETGKYLTSIRRLQFNGANQLSLLVASPRLNKIIEKTMESGKDLDVAIFLGYDAETCLASQINSNIFDIDKYMVDSALRREPLKLVKCKSKDLLVPAFCEIVLEGKVRANRFEYEGPFCELMGYYGEKALHPIIEVDTIMHRNNPIYQVAFPCREEHLTNGLTREVELYSNLERLVGVHDVYITEGGGYRFNAVVSIENTQRGEGKTCILGTFGTFSDVKNVIVVDKDVDIFSSSDVEWAITTRSQASLDNVIVTGAKGSPLEPTHVARGITDKFGIDATMPDPGNDLYHKASISEY; translated from the coding sequence ATGGAAAGACAAATGCTTAGGAGTTTAATATCTGAACTTGAAAGCAAGAATGAACTAAGAGTGATAAAAGATAAGGTAAAAAAAGACTTTGAACTAGGAAAAATATTAAAGCAAACCGATAATAAAGTGCCTACTCTATTTGAAAATGTCGATCATAAAAACAGGGTTATTGGTGGACTCTATGGAAATAGGGAGTTGTTTTTTTCACTCTTGAAATTTAATCACGATGAAAGGATTAAAGAAATTTCCAAAGCAATAATAAATCCAAAACCTTACGAAATAGTTAATGATGGACCTATTTATGAAAATATTATATCCAATAGGATCTCTCTAGATGCTGTAATACCTTTCACAAAGTTCCATGAAAAGGATTCAGCTGCTTTTATAACTGCAGGTGTTCTAGTTGTAAAAGATCCTGAAACCGGTAAATACTTAACATCAATAAGACGACTACAGTTTAATGGTGCAAATCAGTTAAGTCTACTCGTTGCATCACCTAGGTTAAATAAAATTATTGAGAAGACTATGGAGAGTGGAAAGGATTTAGATGTGGCAATTTTCTTGGGGTACGATGCAGAAACTTGCTTGGCTAGTCAAATCAATTCTAATATTTTTGATATAGATAAGTATATGGTTGATTCTGCCTTAAGAAGAGAACCGCTAAAACTTGTAAAATGTAAATCAAAAGACTTATTGGTACCTGCTTTCTGTGAAATAGTATTGGAAGGAAAAGTCAGAGCTAATAGATTTGAGTATGAAGGTCCTTTCTGTGAACTGATGGGATATTATGGTGAAAAAGCATTACACCCAATAATAGAGGTGGATACGATTATGCATAGGAATAATCCAATTTACCAAGTAGCATTCCCGTGTAGGGAAGAGCATTTAACCAATGGACTAACAAGGGAAGTGGAATTATATTCAAATCTTGAAAGACTTGTTGGAGTCCATGATGTTTACATTACGGAAGGTGGCGGATATAGGTTTAATGCTGTAGTTAGTATAGAAAACACACAGCGTGGAGAAGGAAAAACATGTATACTTGGAACATTTGGTACATTTTCAGATGTGAAAAATGTAATTGTGGTAGATAAAGATGTTGATATTTTTTCATCTTCAGATGTTGAATGGGCCATCACTACTAGAAGTCAAGCCAGTTTAGACAATGTTATTGTAACTGGAGCAAAAGGTTCTCCCCTAGAGCCAACACATGTGGCAAGAGGCATAACCGATAAATTTGGAATTGATGCAACTATGCCGGATCCAGGTAATGACTTATATCATAAGGCATCAATTAGTGAGTATTAA
- a CDS encoding UbiX family flavin prenyltransferase yields MKIIVGLTGGSASIYALSILAALKKVGVETHFVASHMGEVVLKQELNMNLQDLSFLCDYMYDIGDLGARIASGSFKVNGMIIAPCSMRTVAAISNGMSDNLITRAADVILKEKKKLTLVVRETPFNTIHLKNMLELSELGTTIFPPIPSFYTKPESLEDSIVNTTGRILDVMGIENSLVRRWDGL; encoded by the coding sequence GTGAAGATAATAGTTGGATTAACTGGGGGTAGTGCTTCTATCTATGCATTATCCATCCTAGCAGCATTAAAAAAAGTAGGAGTAGAAACTCATTTTGTAGCGAGTCATATGGGAGAGGTGGTTCTAAAGCAAGAGCTTAATATGAATTTGCAAGATTTAAGCTTTCTATGTGATTATATGTACGATATTGGAGACTTAGGTGCTCGTATAGCAAGTGGTTCTTTCAAAGTAAACGGAATGATAATTGCTCCATGTTCCATGAGAACGGTTGCCGCAATCAGCAATGGCATGTCGGATAATTTGATTACAAGAGCAGCAGATGTTATTTTGAAAGAAAAAAAGAAACTAACACTAGTTGTCAGGGAAACTCCTTTTAACACAATCCATTTAAAAAATATGCTGGAATTATCAGAGTTAGGCACAACTATATTTCCTCCTATACCAAGTTTTTATACAAAACCTGAATCTTTGGAAGACTCAATAGTCAATACAACTGGTAGGATACTAGACGTTATGGGTATTGAAAATAGTCTTGTAAGAAGATGGGATGGATTATAG
- a CDS encoding sigma-54 dependent transcriptional regulator yields MKKLLIVDDDILICETLRFALKDKYDIFTATNIEEALDIYNGEFINLVITDLKLGLESGMDLYSRLKSINTNCVVILMTAYGSVDLIIKAIKEGIFHYINKPVDLDELELIIEQGLKFSDLYKEIEYLNERLNVKYSDYGIIAESPGMKRVIETIEKVKDINSTILLTGESGTGKTMLAKHVHYQGNRKMNRFSAINCAAIPSNLLESELFGYKKGAFTGAASDKAGMIELSNGGTFLLDEIGEMDLALQTKLLRVIQEKEVFPLGGSSPKKVDVRLIAATNQDLIELINKGKFRKDLYYRLNVINIHVPPLRERKEDLFKLIELFIYKYSTLLGKKIDNISDEFCKKLSEYSFPGNIRELENIIERAIALSNDGVLDQIDLEQDFIEDEDHNHRIAKKLIPIFLGDSLQDAERTIILETLKQYDYDRVSAAKVLGVTERTIRNKLKIYKEELNLLDNGKI; encoded by the coding sequence ATGAAGAAATTATTAATCGTTGATGATGATATATTAATATGTGAAACCTTACGGTTTGCATTGAAAGATAAGTATGATATCTTTACTGCGACAAATATCGAAGAAGCACTTGATATTTACAACGGTGAGTTTATTAATCTTGTTATAACGGATTTAAAACTTGGACTAGAATCAGGAATGGATCTTTATAGTAGATTAAAATCCATTAACACCAACTGTGTTGTAATTTTGATGACAGCATATGGTAGTGTTGATTTAATAATAAAGGCAATTAAAGAAGGTATATTTCATTATATTAATAAACCTGTCGATTTGGATGAGCTTGAGCTTATTATAGAACAAGGATTAAAATTTAGTGACTTATATAAAGAGATAGAATATTTAAATGAAAGGCTAAATGTAAAGTACTCAGACTACGGCATAATAGCAGAATCTCCCGGAATGAAAAGGGTAATAGAAACAATTGAAAAGGTTAAGGATATTAATTCCACAATACTTTTGACAGGCGAGAGTGGAACAGGGAAGACAATGTTAGCCAAACATGTTCATTATCAAGGCAATAGAAAAATGAATAGATTTAGCGCAATTAACTGTGCTGCTATTCCCTCTAACTTACTGGAGTCAGAATTATTTGGCTATAAAAAGGGAGCTTTTACTGGAGCCGCAAGCGATAAAGCAGGAATGATAGAATTATCAAATGGGGGAACTTTTTTACTTGATGAAATAGGAGAAATGGATTTAGCCCTTCAAACAAAATTACTTAGAGTAATTCAAGAAAAAGAAGTTTTTCCATTGGGAGGGTCTAGTCCAAAAAAAGTTGATGTAAGGCTAATAGCAGCAACCAATCAAGATTTAATAGAACTGATAAATAAAGGAAAATTCAGAAAAGATCTTTATTATAGATTAAATGTTATTAACATCCATGTCCCACCGCTGAGAGAAAGAAAGGAAGATCTTTTTAAGTTAATTGAACTCTTTATTTACAAATACAGCACTCTTTTAGGTAAAAAAATAGATAATATTTCTGATGAATTTTGTAAGAAACTATCCGAATATAGTTTCCCGGGGAATATCAGGGAATTGGAGAATATAATTGAAAGAGCCATTGCTCTTTCAAATGATGGAGTTTTAGATCAGATTGACTTGGAGCAAGATTTCATAGAAGACGAGGATCATAATCATAGAATAGCAAAGAAATTAATTCCTATTTTTTTAGGAGACAGCCTTCAAGATGCAGAAAGAACTATTATATTAGAAACCCTAAAACAATATGACTACGACCGAGTAAGTGCGGCAAAAGTTTTAGGGGTTACGGAAAGAACAATACGAAATAAACTAAAAATATATAAAGAGGAACTTAATTTACTAGATAATGGTAAAATATAA
- a CDS encoding transporter substrate-binding domain-containing protein: MIYKFLGESNYPPFDYIEDGKIMGFNADITNAICKVLGLESSIELIDWAKVIKFTKSDFDYIYQGIFWSEGRKKYLEFSDSYLTVSHSFFVDKSCNNSVCFGQLKDMRVGVQKDAVTHDFLEERKETIKIGDLKLYSDHVVILDELFKGNIDAVAGNRMTILYLMNKHFKDKEVMTIGEPIEMSKLCYAVRPYNKQVMELINEGLKIIISTGEYNRIYEKWFGVIISRFDQRFVDYTDTAVIYIDAFGKIIRANKIAAGLFGNIELVGKDVLSSGIDGIIPVAIIRRVMDGYEESILNNVKTRINEQDLYLSYCATPVHDNLGNINGAVLSIRNETKARIADKKLKNYNKLKSLSRIVGGVAHEIKNPLTSIKNYVDLLPKLYDDTKFRESIINNLPQQVELINELIDELLQYTKPQKPYMEVIDCREVVDLTIKLMKFNKKIDILNEIEQNQLVWVDKKNLRQIITNVVLNAVEASKDGDKIIIKTGRSDDEKSFNIEVIDEGSGISLEKIDYVFDPFFTDKDTGTGLGLYICHQLMAENKGSINIDSTENGTKVTLSLLKYMGELNEEIINR, translated from the coding sequence ATGATATACAAATTTTTAGGGGAGAGTAACTATCCCCCATTTGATTATATAGAAGATGGTAAGATTATGGGGTTTAATGCAGATATAACTAATGCTATTTGCAAAGTTTTGGGATTGGAGTCAAGTATAGAATTAATAGACTGGGCGAAGGTTATTAAGTTCACTAAGTCAGATTTTGATTACATATATCAAGGAATATTCTGGTCTGAAGGAAGAAAAAAATATTTAGAGTTTTCAGATAGTTATCTTACTGTTTCACATTCGTTTTTTGTTGATAAGTCTTGCAATAATTCAGTTTGTTTCGGACAGTTGAAAGACATGAGAGTTGGGGTTCAAAAGGATGCTGTTACACACGATTTTCTTGAGGAAAGAAAAGAGACTATCAAAATTGGTGATTTAAAGCTTTACTCAGATCATGTGGTTATTCTAGATGAATTATTCAAAGGAAATATTGATGCTGTTGCTGGAAACAGAATGACCATTCTCTATTTAATGAACAAGCATTTTAAGGATAAAGAGGTTATGACTATAGGTGAACCAATTGAAATGTCTAAGCTTTGTTATGCTGTAAGACCTTATAATAAACAGGTAATGGAATTAATAAACGAAGGACTTAAAATAATTATTAGTACAGGTGAATATAATAGAATTTATGAGAAATGGTTTGGTGTTATAATAAGTAGGTTTGATCAGCGATTTGTTGACTATACTGATACAGCTGTAATATATATAGATGCTTTCGGGAAAATTATAAGAGCAAACAAGATAGCAGCAGGACTTTTTGGCAACATAGAACTGGTAGGAAAAGATGTGTTATCTTCTGGAATTGATGGAATCATTCCAGTAGCAATTATAAGGAGAGTTATGGATGGATATGAAGAGAGTATCTTGAATAATGTAAAGACCAGAATTAATGAACAAGATTTATACCTATCTTATTGTGCAACTCCAGTCCATGATAATTTGGGAAATATAAATGGTGCAGTTTTAAGTATTAGAAATGAAACTAAGGCAAGGATAGCAGATAAGAAACTGAAGAACTATAATAAGTTAAAATCTTTAAGTAGGATTGTAGGAGGTGTAGCTCATGAGATTAAAAATCCGTTGACATCTATAAAAAATTATGTTGATTTATTACCAAAACTTTATGATGATACAAAGTTTAGAGAGTCTATAATAAACAATTTACCTCAACAAGTAGAATTAATTAACGAGCTAATAGATGAGCTTCTGCAATATACTAAACCACAAAAACCATATATGGAAGTAATTGACTGTAGGGAAGTTGTTGATTTAACAATTAAACTTATGAAATTTAATAAAAAAATCGATATCCTTAATGAAATAGAACAAAATCAATTAGTCTGGGTCGACAAAAAGAACTTGAGGCAAATAATTACAAATGTTGTACTTAATGCTGTAGAAGCATCGAAGGACGGGGATAAAATTATTATAAAGACAGGAAGAAGTGATGATGAAAAATCTTTTAATATTGAAGTAATCGATGAAGGTTCTGGAATTAGTTTAGAGAAGATAGACTATGTTTTTGATCCATTTTTTACCGACAAAGATACAGGAACTGGACTTGGTTTATATATATGCCATCAGCTAATGGCAGAGAATAAAGGTTCAATAAATATTGACAGTACTGAAAATGGAACAAAAGTAACACTGAGCTTGTTAAAATATATGGGAGAGTTAAATGAAGAAATTATTAATCGTTGA
- a CDS encoding isochorismatase family cysteine hydrolase, which translates to MSISNLARVNAKNCALIIIDMQNDFIQEGAPIECPNGKKLIPVIQDLKKWAHSLKIPVFYTQEEHRFQKIDFGLELIRSEPEHCVEGTKGVEIVEELKPKDDEYVIKKRRYSGYYLTDLEILMRAFDRDCLIITGVATNVCVYGTAFDSIQRDIQPIVVEDAVAGTSIQLHEAFLQNIDYVIGDVVTSNQLKENIK; encoded by the coding sequence ATGAGTATTTCAAATCTAGCAAGAGTGAACGCAAAAAATTGTGCTTTGATTATAATTGATATGCAAAATGACTTTATACAAGAAGGAGCACCTATAGAATGTCCAAATGGGAAAAAATTAATACCTGTGATTCAAGATTTAAAGAAATGGGCTCATTCTTTGAAAATACCCGTATTTTATACTCAAGAAGAACATAGATTTCAAAAAATAGATTTTGGATTAGAGTTAATACGAAGTGAACCTGAGCATTGTGTTGAGGGAACAAAGGGTGTAGAAATAGTAGAAGAACTTAAACCAAAAGATGATGAGTATGTAATAAAAAAGCGAAGATATAGTGGTTATTATTTAACTGACTTAGAAATCCTTATGAGAGCTTTTGATAGGGACTGTTTAATAATTACTGGAGTTGCTACTAATGTATGTGTTTATGGGACTGCATTTGATTCTATACAACGTGATATCCAACCAATAGTAGTAGAAGATGCTGTTGCGGGAACGAGCATACAACTGCATGAGGCTTTTTTGCAAAACATTGATTATGTAATCGGTGATGTTGTGACTTCAAATCAATTAAAAGAGAATATCAAATAA
- a CDS encoding NCS2 family permease — protein sequence MNFQDILAAIAVVMNGLPQGLLALTYGFAAFPTAIAFGVGIIGMVAFNQIAPISFQAESIVLAGKLGDNRQERLNIVFFTGIVMTIIGVLGLLEPTIQFIGPAILQGMMAGVGITLCKVSIDMIKSNKMVGGTSLAIALLSYFISKDLVMTIVFCVFGSALLDNIINKNNVSNQVTDLKNEKFSLLKIKLTKKIIRNTLALVTLQIGGNIAYGSITGELAKTKVNVDFITIYSGIGDSVSALFGGGPVEAIISGTAVAPNPKMSGIIMMLILMVVLLLKILPRIAKYIKNETICGFLFILGAVIVFPSNIFAAVQADPAIAGVTSLVTALVDPFIGMLAGLVVKFILMIF from the coding sequence ATGAACTTTCAAGATATTTTAGCAGCAATTGCTGTTGTTATGAATGGACTACCCCAAGGTTTACTAGCTTTAACTTATGGGTTTGCTGCATTCCCTACAGCCATTGCTTTTGGAGTAGGAATAATCGGCATGGTAGCTTTCAATCAAATAGCACCAATATCTTTCCAAGCTGAATCCATTGTATTAGCTGGTAAATTAGGAGATAATAGGCAAGAACGGTTGAACATAGTATTTTTTACTGGGATTGTAATGACTATAATAGGAGTGTTAGGACTTTTAGAGCCTACTATTCAGTTTATTGGACCTGCAATTTTACAAGGAATGATGGCGGGAGTTGGTATAACACTTTGTAAAGTATCAATCGATATGATAAAAAGCAATAAAATGGTAGGAGGAACTTCACTTGCCATTGCATTATTAAGCTACTTCATCTCAAAAGATTTAGTTATGACCATTGTATTTTGTGTATTTGGTAGTGCTTTGTTGGACAATATTATTAATAAAAACAACGTCAGTAATCAAGTTACAGATCTAAAAAACGAAAAGTTTAGTTTATTAAAAATAAAATTAACAAAAAAAATAATAAGAAATACCTTGGCCTTAGTTACATTGCAAATCGGTGGGAATATAGCTTACGGTAGTATAACTGGAGAATTGGCAAAAACAAAAGTTAATGTTGATTTCATAACTATATACTCTGGTATTGGAGATTCTGTAAGTGCTCTATTCGGAGGTGGTCCAGTAGAAGCAATTATTAGTGGAACTGCAGTGGCTCCCAACCCCAAAATGAGTGGAATAATTATGATGTTAATATTAATGGTTGTATTGTTACTTAAAATTTTACCTAGAATTGCGAAATACATAAAAAATGAGACTATATGTGGATTTTTGTTTATTTTAGGTGCAGTAATAGTGTTTCCAAGTAATATCTTTGCTGCAGTTCAAGCAGATCCTGCAATCGCTGGTGTTACAAGCTTAGTAACTGCGTTAGTAGATCCGTTCATTGGGATGTTGGCGGGTCTAGTAGTAAAATTTATATTAATGATATTTTAG
- a CDS encoding LysR family transcriptional regulator translates to MKFNIYKYVLILAEERNFTKAAKRLYISQPSLSQIIMREEERLGMELFHRQRNSIVPTIIGEEYIKWAELILDIRNKMDKRLQAVSKSETYIINIGILPECSAFILPTPLKQFRELYPNTIVRILELSSNDLEDKLENDGLDFIVGLTHPDAIRFKNIPLYNETIVLAYSKYNPIINDALMEINLSDLEDIPFITMNEGQFLNKVTFNLCKEAGYLPKIVTECYNLETALHMVKAGVGVALIPDLMINLVDGIKGLNLKETKMNSQISIVFQREQYLSRQVLKLIDLIKYNANNS, encoded by the coding sequence ATGAAATTTAATATTTATAAGTATGTATTAATATTAGCAGAAGAGCGGAACTTTACAAAAGCTGCAAAGAGATTATATATATCACAACCATCATTAAGTCAAATAATAATGAGGGAAGAAGAAAGACTTGGAATGGAGTTATTTCATAGACAACGTAACTCTATAGTTCCAACTATTATAGGAGAAGAGTATATAAAATGGGCTGAATTAATTTTAGACATTCGAAATAAGATGGATAAAAGACTTCAAGCTGTATCTAAGTCAGAAACATATATTATAAACATAGGAATCCTGCCTGAATGCTCTGCCTTTATATTACCAACACCACTAAAACAATTTAGGGAACTATATCCGAATACAATTGTAAGAATATTGGAACTCAGTAGTAATGATTTAGAAGATAAACTAGAAAATGATGGGCTAGATTTTATAGTTGGACTAACTCATCCAGATGCAATTCGTTTTAAAAATATCCCACTTTATAACGAAACAATTGTACTTGCATACTCAAAATACAATCCTATTATAAATGATGCATTAATGGAAATTAATTTATCTGATTTAGAAGATATTCCCTTTATTACTATGAATGAAGGGCAGTTTTTAAATAAAGTCACGTTCAATTTATGTAAAGAAGCTGGGTATCTTCCTAAGATAGTGACTGAATGTTATAACCTTGAGACCGCATTACACATGGTTAAAGCAGGTGTTGGAGTAGCATTAATTCCTGATTTAATGATAAACTTAGTCGATGGCATAAAAGGTTTGAATTTAAAAGAAACCAAAATGAATTCTCAGATTTCTATTGTGTTCCAAAGAGAACAGTATTTAAGTAGACAAGTATTAAAACTGATTGATTTGATTAAATACAACGCTAACAATAGTTAG
- a CDS encoding IS256 family transposase: MVWLYFTLDSEIIKGLFSASAKENAIAKLLESILNQVLEAQVTEAIGAKPYERTEERTCYRNGSRVRQIKTRVGTLELLVPRVRGGEFSPDLFNRYQRNEQAFVLAMMEMVIQGVSTRKVTKITEELCGTSFSKSTVSNLCSNLDPLVDEFRNRPLESQYPFIVVDAMYLKSRDAGKVRSKALMIAIGVRSDGIREILGFMCGDSETELGWRNFFSSLKDRGLSNVDIVVSDSHKGLKSAILKEFQGSSWQRCQTHFSRNILDVCPTRLQPEIKNRLRELYDAPTTEVARTVLNDILDEYSNTAPKAMELLDAGFDDITQVLNIPIKYRKRLRTSNIIERLNQEIRRRERVIRIFPNDESMNRLIGAILIDLDEKWSSGRIWLDMHEYHESKQDQAELQQVEPTKVVA, from the coding sequence ATGGTCTGGCTATATTTTACACTAGATTCAGAAATAATTAAAGGTTTATTTTCAGCTTCAGCTAAAGAAAATGCTATTGCAAAACTCTTAGAATCAATTTTAAACCAAGTTTTAGAGGCTCAAGTTACTGAGGCAATCGGAGCTAAGCCTTATGAACGTACTGAAGAACGTACATGTTACAGGAACGGTTCTAGAGTTAGACAAATTAAAACTCGTGTAGGAACGTTAGAATTGCTAGTACCAAGAGTTAGGGGTGGTGAGTTTTCTCCTGATTTATTCAATCGATATCAACGAAATGAACAAGCTTTTGTACTGGCTATGATGGAGATGGTAATCCAGGGTGTCTCCACAAGAAAAGTAACAAAAATCACCGAAGAATTATGTGGAACATCATTTTCAAAATCAACAGTATCAAACCTCTGTTCAAACTTGGATCCTTTAGTTGATGAGTTTCGAAACAGACCATTAGAGTCACAATATCCTTTTATCGTAGTTGATGCTATGTATTTAAAATCAAGAGATGCAGGAAAAGTTAGAAGCAAAGCTCTAATGATTGCAATAGGAGTTCGCTCTGACGGTATCCGTGAAATTCTTGGTTTTATGTGTGGTGATAGTGAGACTGAACTAGGATGGAGAAACTTCTTTTCATCATTAAAGGATAGAGGATTATCAAATGTTGATATAGTTGTTAGTGATTCACATAAAGGCTTAAAATCTGCAATCCTTAAAGAGTTTCAAGGCAGCTCATGGCAGAGGTGTCAAACACATTTTAGTAGAAACATACTTGATGTATGTCCTACTAGACTACAGCCTGAGATAAAAAATCGATTAAGAGAGCTTTATGATGCGCCAACTACAGAAGTTGCCAGAACAGTATTAAATGATATCCTTGATGAATACTCAAATACTGCACCAAAGGCTATGGAATTACTAGATGCTGGTTTTGACGACATAACCCAAGTATTAAATATTCCAATAAAGTATCGAAAAAGATTAAGGACATCAAATATCATTGAACGTCTAAATCAAGAGATTCGTCGTAGAGAACGAGTAATACGAATATTCCCAAACGATGAATCCATGAACCGTTTAATTGGAGCAATATTAATTGATTTAGATGAGAAATGGAGTAGCGGGAGAATATGGTTGGATATGCATGAATACCATGAATCCAAGCAAGATCAAGCCGAGCTTCAACAAGTTGAACCTACAAAGGTAGTTGCATAA
- a CDS encoding iron-containing alcohol dehydrogenase: protein MKRFTLPRDMYYGEGALDALKDLGGKKAIVVVGGGSMKRFGFLDKVVNNLKEGGMEVELFENVEPDPSVETVMAGAKKMQEFGPDWIVALGGGSPIDAAKAMWAFYEYPEVTFEELCIPFNFPKLRKKARFAAVSSTSGTATEVTAFSVITDYNKGIKYPLADFEITPDVAILDPTIPETMPAHLAAYTGMDALTHAVEAYVSTANSPFTDPLAIKAIQMVFEYLRKSYNGDKDAREQMHYAQCLAGQAFTNALLGIVHSMAHKTGAIFSTGHIIHGYANAMYLPYVIQYNMKDENTLKRYAEIGHALNLTGSDEEVTRELIEMIRELNREFEIALNLKDFGIIEEEFKEKIAEISKNAVVDACTGTNPRTIDPENMEKLFKYIYEGKDVDF, encoded by the coding sequence ATGAAAAGATTTACATTACCAAGAGATATGTACTATGGAGAAGGTGCATTAGATGCACTTAAAGACTTAGGCGGTAAAAAAGCCATTGTAGTAGTTGGTGGCGGTTCAATGAAAAGATTCGGTTTCTTAGATAAAGTTGTCAATAATCTTAAAGAGGGCGGCATGGAAGTTGAACTATTTGAAAATGTTGAGCCGGATCCTTCAGTAGAGACTGTAATGGCCGGAGCTAAAAAAATGCAAGAGTTTGGTCCTGATTGGATAGTAGCACTTGGTGGAGGATCACCAATAGATGCAGCCAAAGCTATGTGGGCATTTTACGAGTATCCTGAAGTAACATTTGAAGAACTTTGCATACCGTTTAATTTCCCTAAACTAAGAAAAAAAGCTAGATTTGCTGCAGTTTCTTCTACATCTGGAACAGCAACTGAAGTTACAGCTTTTTCAGTAATCACAGACTACAATAAGGGAATTAAATACCCATTAGCAGACTTTGAAATTACACCTGATGTTGCAATACTTGACCCAACTATCCCAGAGACAATGCCTGCACACCTAGCTGCATATACTGGAATGGACGCACTTACTCATGCAGTTGAAGCTTATGTTTCTACAGCAAATAGCCCATTTACAGATCCACTTGCAATTAAAGCTATTCAAATGGTCTTTGAATACTTGAGAAAATCATATAATGGAGACAAAGACGCAAGAGAGCAAATGCACTATGCACAATGCCTTGCAGGACAAGCATTCACAAATGCACTTCTAGGAATTGTCCATTCAATGGCTCACAAGACAGGCGCAATATTCTCAACAGGCCACATCATCCACGGTTACGCAAATGCAATGTACCTACCATATGTTATTCAGTACAATATGAAAGACGAAAACACTTTAAAAAGATATGCTGAAATAGGCCATGCCCTAAACCTAACCGGATCAGACGAAGAAGTAACCAGAGAATTAATCGAAATGATTCGTGAATTAAACAGAGAGTTTGAAATAGCTTTAAATCTTAAAGACTTCGGTATAATTGAAGAAGAATTCAAAGAAAAAATCGCTGAAATCTCTAAAAATGCCGTAGTAGACGCCTGCACAGGAACCAACCCAAGAACTATAGATCCTGAAAACATGGAAAAACTATTTAAATATATCTATGAAGGTAAAGATGTAGATTTTTAA